A part of Thermoplasmatales archaeon genomic DNA contains:
- a CDS encoding tandem-95 repeat protein produces MKKLVILALLFIPIIARGDVFIDAPSVVLVENNFYLYVNVENVEMFNSADYSIFYNSSIFAVEAVENGNINGSEINCNYSIKDGECKIVSDASLNPLNGSGYLSKIKFRCIASGLSYISIEGNMSDFYGNEINVSWNGKNIVATPTCLKIDAPDIASGYFYAFINISNVSFLNATNFELIFDKYFIEFIEIENGSIGGDEVCIYFNEFADGIKIVALTNASGSGCIAKIKFRVKNLGSTNINISNATLSGFYEEISPYIMNKTILISSRPPVANDDYYTTNEDIMLVAIAPGVLENDYDADGDTLSAILVSEPSHGSLSFNSNGSFIYAPQPNYYGQDSFTYKAYDGQADSNIATVYINITAVNDAPFAVDDTASTSEDTPVLINLTSNDYDIDGSIDLTSISITQNPSHGSLNVYSNGTIKYTPDEDYYGSDSFKYKVKDNDGAESNEAWVNITINLVNHPPNKPSLVSPANNSADVSINQTLTVHVVDVDGNSMSVKFYGRKLGNSTWQLLGINTGVGNNTDTSITWYNLEYGTTYEWYAGANDSITENSSDIWRFTTQSFPTVNHAPVANDDYYSTNEDIMLVVNAPGVLGNDTDADEDTLSAILVSEPSHGSLIFNSNGSFTYIPKSNYYGSDSFTYKAYDGQAYSNIAKVYITINPANDPPQKPASPNPANGATNVGINAVLSWQCIDVDGDAFYDVYFGTSSNPPKVATVTTKSYNPELSYETTYYWRVVAKDGQYENSSDTWSFTTMSYIPPPPPPANQPPTCSLNANISQGYAPLHVNFIMNASDDGSIASWELDVDNDGIAEYNGSGPPPSTKQHVYTTPGNYTARLIVRDDKGASDDTEITIRVLQNHKPVVTIVNPFSGIKISENILIEGFASDEDGNDTIQRVEIKIDGGQWQPAEGKNSWRYLLNISGIGEGEHIIYARSYDGIDYSEEKYIGITVEKIREEKKSIYPYIFILVAIVIAIIFVIRKYRKVI; encoded by the coding sequence ATGAAAAAATTAGTTATTCTTGCACTGCTTTTTATTCCAATTATTGCAAGAGGAGATGTCTTTATAGATGCTCCATCAGTTGTTTTAGTTGAAAATAACTTTTACTTATATGTAAATGTTGAAAATGTTGAAATGTTTAATTCAGCAGATTATTCAATTTTTTACAATTCGTCAATTTTTGCAGTTGAAGCAGTAGAGAACGGAAATATAAATGGGAGTGAGATAAACTGCAATTATTCAATAAAGGATGGGGAATGCAAAATTGTAAGCGACGCTTCTCTTAATCCTTTAAATGGCTCTGGTTACCTATCAAAAATTAAGTTTAGATGCATTGCAAGTGGCTTATCATATATATCAATTGAAGGAAACATGAGCGATTTCTATGGAAATGAAATAAATGTTTCATGGAATGGAAAAAATATAGTTGCTACACCTACTTGCCTTAAAATAGACGCACCAGATATTGCAAGTGGATATTTTTATGCTTTTATAAATATTTCAAATGTAAGTTTTTTAAATGCAACGAATTTTGAATTGATATTCGACAAATATTTTATAGAATTCATCGAGATTGAGAACGGCTCTATAGGAGGAGATGAAGTTTGTATCTATTTCAATGAATTTGCGGACGGAATAAAGATTGTTGCTCTTACAAATGCAAGCGGTAGCGGATGCATAGCAAAAATAAAATTTAGAGTAAAAAATTTAGGTAGCACAAATATCAATATATCAAATGCTACATTAAGCGGATTTTATGAAGAAATATCTCCATATATAATGAATAAAACAATTTTAATCTCCTCCCGCCCGCCAGTCGCAAATGATGATTATTATACAACAAATGAAGATATTATGCTTGTTGCAATTGCTCCTGGAGTTCTTGAAAATGATTATGATGCAGATGGAGATACCTTATCTGCAATTCTTGTTAGTGAGCCAAGCCATGGAAGCTTATCATTTAATTCAAATGGCTCATTTATCTATGCTCCTCAACCAAATTATTATGGGCAAGATAGCTTTACTTATAAAGCATATGATGGACAAGCGGATAGCAACATTGCAACAGTTTATATAAATATAACAGCGGTAAATGATGCCCCTTTTGCAGTTGATGATACAGCAAGCACAAGTGAAGATACACCTGTTTTGATAAATTTAACATCAAATGATTATGATATAGATGGAAGCATAGATTTAACAAGCATATCAATAACTCAAAATCCATCTCATGGAAGTTTAAATGTTTATTCAAATGGAACAATTAAATATACTCCAGATGAAGATTATTATGGCTCAGATTCATTCAAATATAAAGTAAAGGATAATGATGGAGCAGAAAGCAATGAAGCATGGGTAAATATTACAATAAATCTAGTAAACCATCCGCCAAATAAACCATCTTTAGTAAGCCCAGCAAATAATTCAGCTGATGTAAGCATAAATCAAACATTAACTGTTCATGTTGTTGATGTGGATGGAAATTCAATGAGTGTTAAATTCTATGGTCGCAAATTAGGAAACTCAACATGGCAACTGCTTGGCATAAATACAGGTGTAGGGAATAACACAGATACCTCCATAACATGGTATAATCTTGAATATGGCACAACATATGAATGGTATGCAGGTGCAAATGATAGCATCACTGAAAATTCATCAGATATATGGAGATTTACAACTCAATCATTTCCAACCGTAAATCATGCACCAGTTGCAAATGATGATTATTATTCAACAAATGAAGATATTATGCTTGTTGTAAATGCCCCTGGAGTTCTTGGAAACGATACCGATGCAGATGAAGATACCTTATCTGCAATTCTTGTTAGTGAACCAAGCCATGGAAGCTTAATCTTTAATTCAAATGGCTCATTTACCTATATTCCTAAATCAAATTACTATGGCTCGGATAGCTTTACTTATAAAGCATATGATGGACAAGCATATAGCAACATAGCAAAAGTTTATATTACAATAAATCCAGCAAATGACCCTCCTCAAAAGCCAGCATCGCCAAATCCAGCAAATGGGGCAACAAATGTTGGCATAAATGCAGTTTTATCATGGCAATGCATCGATGTTGATGGAGATGCTTTTTATGATGTTTATTTTGGAACTTCATCAAATCCACCAAAAGTGGCAACTGTTACAACAAAAAGCTATAATCCAGAATTAAGTTATGAAACAACTTATTACTGGCGAGTGGTTGCAAAAGATGGGCAATATGAGAATTCATCAGATACATGGAGTTTTACAACTATGTCATATATTCCTCCACCTCCTCCACCAGCCAATCAGCCGCCAACATGCTCATTGAATGCAAATATTAGCCAGGGATATGCTCCTCTTCATGTTAATTTTATAATGAATGCAAGCGACGATGGAAGCATAGCAAGCTGGGAGCTTGATGTAGATAATGATGGAATTGCTGAATATAATGGCTCTGGTCCTCCTCCTTCAACAAAGCAGCATGTCTATACAACGCCTGGAAATTATACAGCAAGGCTAATAGTTAGAGATGATAAGGGGGCAAGCGATGATACAGAAATAACAATAAGGGTTTTGCAAAATCATAAGCCAGTTGTAACAATTGTTAATCCATTTAGTGGCATTAAAATATCTGAAAATATACTGATTGAGGGATTTGCAAGCGATGAAGATGGAAATGATACAATACAAAGAGTAGAGATAAAAATTGATGGCGGGCAATGGCAGCCTGCGGAAGGCAAAAATTCATGGAGATATTTGCTTAATATAAGTGGAATAGGCGAAGGAGAGCATATAATTTATGCAAGAAGTTATGATGGAATAGATTATAGCGAGGAAAAATATATAGGAATAACTGTGGAAAAAATCAGGGAAGAGAAGAAATCCATATATCCCTACATTTTTATTTTGGTGGCAATCGTTATTGCAATAATATTTGTAATCAGAAAATATCGTAAAGTTATTTAA
- a CDS encoding PKD domain-containing protein produces MRKIIKNKFLSYVVTALLLIVSFPIIGTIYGKAGIIYVGNGGFTSIQQAINYAGNGDTIFVYSGIYYENIFINKNIKLLGENKDDVIIYGNGFGDVIHIEDCSVEIKNFTIINSGVNEGDAGIEIKSANNCYIGEVEIKNSYYGVYIISSGNVFIQKSSITNNYYGIYSMFSYNITISENEIFYNYRDGIYAQVVENGQIILNKISGNLKNGLYLRASNSINIKGNNISSSENGIWLILSDENSLENNVIAGNDIGLKIDGSSNNTIFLNNFFSNSIFNARDDSSNFYDNGSAGNYWSDYTGSDGNGDGIGDTPYAIPPGNNRDYHPLMNPTITDTIPPRIESINIHPVVQELNGYTNITSIVTDNLGVGDVKINITFPDSTSLVADMNQIFGSVYFYVVNCPIYGNYSFFIIANDLFNNTNSSLLYNFSVSLPQELPKISNVNALPSIQEYPKTVNISCYVNDNVGVGDVKTIIKRDDFLVGNYTMEKISTDENGNGLYCYYFTPPYISNYSYYIWVEDINSNKNNSSYYTFSVVDTTPPQIKNISISPEIKFVGGYVNISCEIYDNYAVNNSFVELHFPTGVVSNISMSKINNTFFINQSLVINGTYEFKILTSDFCNNFNNSSIYEFFVTFPPIANFTYEPLNPTDLDIITFNASSSYDLDGSIVNYTWQFGDGSIAYGEIAEHIYSNDGNYIVKLTVYDNDGAYSSIEKNITVSNIIPFANFTFQPENPIVGEEVSFYDLSSDADGSIKIWEWDFGDGTNLSGGKEEHKNPKHVYRRNGIFNITLTVYDDDYAKNTTSKQIEVIDIYPPSIENLSVHPNPQEIGNEVNISCDIFDDVEVSEARIIITMPNGSQINESMLLAEKYYYKIQCNQEGNHTFFIFAKDTSNNSNISQALNFTIIVPPEPPRIENVRLQSVQQYGLPLNISCYVYDNIAVKETRIVFSDGNFSMSGIVDEKGNGIYYYNSTFDMGLHAFYIYAEDINGFFNISTNYSFEIIDTLLPEIKNLIFEEICQPEEVNISCNVFDNRGIKEVKINISGIEKIMNGYGNLFYINENLSSGNYSFYIIAEDLSNNKNSTSYYSFIVTYFPVANDDHAITDEDTSIYIDITSNDYDIDGSINESSVTITQNPFHGSVNVYSNGTIKYTPDEDYYGIDSFKYKVKDNSNAWSNEAWVNITINSINDVPVADFEWEPLNPKINDTVYFFDLSYDLDGFIVNYTWEFGDGNISYEKNSTHRYNSGGNYIVVLTIKDNEGKNSTISKEIYISEEILIANFTILNENPCSKEEISFFDLSYGATSWLWDFGDGSISYEKNPKHVYQIGSYYNVTLTIFNGSRNASISKIIQVGTKIEIVKNEKNVVNYLPWFGNEKKASEIAEIIGGEIMPNGSVISKWNVSKGAFDSYIVGISPPSYDFMVYPYDVIVLRVAESGYFIEDAFPVTSRIVNVTKNENNVVNHFSWSAFYSVNASQIAEIIGSEIMPDGSVISKWNVSKGAFDSYIVGISPPSYDFMVYPGDTIVLRVAISGEFLIEVIK; encoded by the coding sequence ATGAGAAAGATAATAAAAAATAAATTTCTTTCATATGTTGTTACTGCGTTGTTACTGATTGTATCATTCCCAATAATTGGGACTATATATGGAAAAGCAGGTATAATCTATGTTGGAAACGGTGGTTTCACTAGTATTCAGCAAGCAATAAATTATGCTGGGAATGGAGACACAATATTTGTTTATTCTGGAATATATTACGAAAATATTTTCATAAATAAAAATATAAAACTGCTTGGAGAAAACAAGGATGATGTAATAATATATGGAAATGGGTTTGGGGATGTAATACATATTGAAGATTGTTCTGTGGAAATAAAAAATTTTACAATAATTAATAGTGGCGTGAATGAAGGAGATGCTGGAATAGAAATAAAATCAGCAAATAATTGTTACATTGGCGAAGTAGAGATAAAAAATAGCTATTACGGTGTTTATATAATTTCATCTGGGAATGTATTTATTCAAAAATCCTCGATAACAAACAACTATTACGGGATATATAGTATGTTTTCTTATAATATTACTATTTCCGAAAATGAAATATTTTACAACTACAGGGATGGAATTTACGCACAGGTTGTTGAAAATGGACAAATAATCCTTAATAAAATATCCGGCAATCTAAAAAATGGTTTATATCTAAGAGCCTCTAACAGCATCAATATAAAAGGTAATAATATATCTTCTTCTGAAAATGGTATTTGGCTTATTTTATCAGACGAAAATAGCTTGGAGAATAATGTTATTGCAGGAAATGATATTGGATTGAAAATTGATGGTAGCAGTAACAACACTATATTCCTAAACAACTTTTTTTCAAATTCTATTTTCAATGCCAGAGATGATTCATCAAATTTCTATGATAATGGAAGTGCAGGAAATTACTGGAGTGATTATACGGGAAGCGATGGAAATGGTGATGGAATAGGCGATACTCCTTATGCTATCCCGCCGGGAAATAATAGAGATTACCACCCTCTTATGAACCCCACCATTACGGATACAATTCCTCCAAGAATTGAAAGTATTAATATCCACCCTGTGGTGCAGGAATTAAATGGATACACCAATATAACTTCCATTGTTACAGATAATTTGGGGGTTGGGGATGTAAAGATAAATATAACTTTTCCAGATAGTACATCATTAGTTGCTGACATGAACCAAATCTTTGGTAGTGTTTATTTTTATGTGGTTAATTGCCCTATATATGGAAATTATAGCTTTTTCATCATTGCAAATGATTTATTTAATAATACAAACTCTTCTTTACTTTATAATTTTTCTGTTTCTCTTCCACAGGAGTTACCTAAAATATCAAATGTAAATGCCTTACCAAGCATACAGGAGTATCCAAAAACAGTAAATATATCTTGTTATGTGAATGATAATGTAGGCGTTGGAGATGTAAAAACAATAATAAAAAGAGATGATTTTTTAGTAGGAAATTATACAATGGAAAAAATAAGCACAGATGAGAATGGAAATGGTTTATACTGCTATTATTTTACTCCTCCATACATTTCTAACTATTCCTACTACATATGGGTTGAAGACATAAATTCAAACAAAAATAATTCATCCTATTACACTTTTTCAGTAGTTGATACAACCCCTCCTCAGATAAAAAATATTTCAATTTCTCCCGAAATAAAATTTGTAGGAGGGTATGTAAATATTTCATGCGAAATATACGATAATTATGCTGTAAATAATTCATTTGTTGAACTACATTTTCCTACTGGAGTAGTATCCAATATATCTATGAGTAAAATAAACAACACATTTTTTATAAATCAATCTTTAGTTATAAATGGAACATATGAATTTAAAATTTTAACAAGCGATTTTTGTAATAATTTTAACAATTCTTCAATTTATGAATTTTTTGTAACATTTCCCCCTATTGCAAACTTCACCTATGAGCCATTAAATCCAACAGATTTGGATATAATAACATTTAATGCTTCTTCAAGCTATGATTTGGATGGCTCCATTGTTAATTATACATGGCAATTTGGAGACGGAAGCATTGCTTATGGTGAGATTGCGGAGCATATCTATAGCAATGATGGAAATTACATAGTTAAGCTTACAGTATATGACAACGATGGAGCATACTCAAGCATTGAAAAAAATATTACTGTTTCAAATATAATTCCCTTTGCAAATTTCACATTTCAGCCAGAAAATCCGATAGTTGGCGAGGAAGTCAGTTTTTATGATTTATCAAGCGATGCGGATGGGAGCATAAAAATATGGGAATGGGATTTTGGGGATGGAACAAATTTATCTGGTGGAAAGGAAGAGCATAAAAATCCAAAGCATGTATATAGGAGAAATGGTATTTTCAATATAACTCTCACTGTTTATGATGATGACTACGCAAAAAATACAACAAGCAAGCAGATAGAAGTCATAGATATATACCCTCCTTCAATAGAAAATTTATCTGTCCATCCAAATCCTCAGGAAATAGGAAATGAAGTAAATATTTCATGTGACATTTTTGACGATGTTGAGGTCAGCGAAGCAAGAATAATCATAACCATGCCAAATGGAAGCCAAATAAATGAAAGCATGCTACTCGCGGAAAAATATTACTACAAAATTCAGTGCAATCAGGAGGGAAATCACACCTTCTTCATTTTTGCAAAGGACACGAGCAACAACTCCAACATCTCGCAAGCCCTTAACTTCACCATAATTGTGCCGCCTGAGCCGCCCCGCATAGAGAATGTGAGGTTGCAAAGTGTGCAGCAGTATGGCCTGCCGTTGAATATCTCATGCTATGTTTATGATAATATTGCGGTAAAGGAAACGAGGATAGTTTTTTCAGATGGCAATTTTTCAATGAGTGGAATTGTTGATGAGAAAGGAAACGGCATCTATTATTACAATTCAACATTTGATATGGGTTTGCATGCATTTTATATATATGCAGAAGATATAAATGGCTTCTTTAATATATCTACAAATTATTCATTTGAGATTATCGATACTCTGCTTCCGGAAATAAAAAATCTGATTTTTGAGGAAATCTGCCAGCCAGAAGAAGTTAATATATCATGCAATGTTTTTGATAATAGAGGAATAAAGGAAGTAAAGATAAATATAAGTGGAATTGAAAAAATTATGAATGGATACGGAAATCTATTTTATATAAATGAAAATCTATCAAGCGGAAACTATAGTTTTTACATAATTGCTGAAGATTTATCAAATAATAAAAATTCAACTTCCTATTACTCTTTCATTGTTACATATTTTCCAGTTGCAAATGATGATCATGCAATAACTGATGAAGACACTTCGATTTATATAGATATAACATCAAATGACTATGATATAGATGGAAGCATAAATGAAAGCAGTGTAACAATAACCCAGAATCCGTTTCATGGAAGCGTAAATGTTTATTCAAATGGAACAATTAAATATACTCCAGATGAAGATTATTACGGCATAGATTCATTCAAATATAAGGTAAAGGATAATAGCAATGCTTGGAGCAATGAAGCATGGGTAAATATTACAATAAACAGCATAAATGATGTTCCTGTTGCAGATTTTGAATGGGAACCACTGAATCCAAAAATTAATGATACAGTCTATTTCTTTGATTTAAGTTATGATTTGGATGGCTTCATTGTTAATTATACATGGGAATTTGGAGACGGAAACATAAGTTATGAAAAAAATTCAACTCATAGATATAATAGCGGAGGAAATTACATTGTGGTTTTAACTATAAAGGATAATGAAGGGAAGAATTCAACAATTTCGAAAGAAATTTACATAAGTGAAGAAATTTTGATTGCAAACTTTACAATATTGAATGAAAATCCTTGTTCAAAAGAAGAAATAAGTTTTTTTGATTTATCATATGGTGCAACTTCATGGCTATGGGATTTTGGAGATGGAAGCATAAGTTATGAAAAGAATCCAAAGCATGTTTATCAGATAGGAAGTTATTATAATGTAACCCTTACTATTTTTAATGGAAGCAGAAACGCAAGCATATCAAAAATCATACAGGTAGGAACAAAAATAGAAATAGTAAAAAACGAGAAAAATGTTGTTAATTATCTACCATGGTTTGGGAATGAAAAAAAAGCATCTGAAATTGCTGAAATTATAGGAGGTGAGATAATGCCAAATGGAAGTGTTATAAGCAAATGGAATGTAAGCAAGGGAGCATTTGATAGCTATATAGTTGGTATATCCCCTCCTTCTTATGATTTTATGGTTTATCCCTATGATGTAATTGTGCTGAGAGTTGCAGAAAGTGGATATTTTATAGAGGATGCATTTCCTGTAACAAGCAGAATTGTCAATGTTACAAAAAATGAAAATAATGTGGTAAATCATTTTTCATGGAGTGCTTTTTATTCTGTAAATGCTTCTCAAATTGCTGAAATTATAGGAAGTGAGATAATGCCAGATGGAAGCGTGATAAGCAAATGGAATGTAAGCAAGGGAGCATTTGATAGCTATATAGTTGGTATATCTCCTCCTTCTTATGATTTTATGGTTTATCCTGGAGATACAATTGTTTTAAGAGTCGCAATAAGTGGTGAATTTTTGATTGAGGTGATAAAATGA
- a CDS encoding PKD domain-containing protein: MKKIGSIIVCVLLAMASISSVGLDQPFPVYGYIKDSKGNAVSWAQVIVRDITRGTQIIVSTNEYGFYQAELSSLAECQNGDVIEIYCSYNNEDNNRSFVLDLSLASKNVSFSLVGIPYAKTLNAENITSGSAKLNGELIYLNDTSCQVWFEYGETLSYGYSTSKITYYGQANFSATVSGLKADTTYHFRVVAKNSRKTFYGNDVTFRTSPSLPEVTTNDATDISYNSATLNGYLNKVGASSCEVWFVYDNASHDKIEDYRYNTSHIIKTSPSSFSSTISNLEVNKTYYFRAIAKNSEGTVFGEEKNFTTRVILPSVSTISAENITSNSAYLKGELEDRGGDEYCQIWFEYGESTSYGFATSILSINKDEEFLIKVENLTPGKTYHFRAVARNSKGTSYGSDKTFKTNSTKASIETSISNYAIILTANLVDTGGEICYVCFEYWKEGNETIYRTEEKALNSPGIFNETISGLESNTRYYYRAVVRNSQGTSYGTNLSFTTSSAPPAPSLAGEDALPSFNNATFQCNVSLGANDFCYLWFEVWDGEKISSEVMIVEENCSLNYTIEGLESGREYNYRAVAVGSNGGIAYGEIKNFLTLEKENHQPYVSILYPENNSLVDTNISLMAEVYDEDNDLLIVKFHINDEIFILNSRNGVVSINLSLDYGKNYSWFVEVSDGKINASSPILVFRTKSDIYADFITSFILEKELAYFYDNSSGEIVSWLWDFGDGNVSYERNATHVYEKAGVYTVNLTVNDLYGKSSSKEREINVFSRGDANMDGKINALDITKIERIIAGIDEETITADLDGNGKINAEDLNELINKILGI, translated from the coding sequence ATGAAGAAAATAGGAAGTATAATTGTGTGTGTGTTGCTGGCGATGGCGAGCATAAGCAGCGTTGGACTGGACCAGCCATTTCCAGTGTATGGGTATATAAAGGATTCTAAGGGAAATGCTGTTTCCTGGGCACAGGTAATTGTCAGAGATATAACGAGGGGTACACAGATAATTGTGAGCACAAATGAATATGGTTTTTATCAGGCGGAGCTCAGCAGCCTGGCGGAATGCCAGAATGGAGATGTTATAGAGATATACTGCTCTTATAACAATGAGGATAACAATAGAAGCTTTGTGCTTGATTTATCTCTTGCTTCAAAAAATGTTAGTTTCTCTCTTGTTGGCATACCATATGCAAAAACATTGAATGCAGAAAATATAACAAGTGGCTCCGCAAAATTAAATGGAGAGTTAATTTATCTAAATGATACTTCATGCCAAGTGTGGTTTGAATATGGGGAAACATTATCTTATGGATATTCGACATCAAAGATTACATATTATGGGCAAGCAAATTTTTCAGCAACAGTAAGCGGGCTTAAAGCTGATACAACCTATCATTTTAGGGTTGTTGCCAAAAACAGCAGAAAAACATTTTATGGAAACGATGTTACATTTAGGACATCTCCATCCCTGCCAGAAGTAACAACAAATGATGCAACAGATATTTCGTATAATTCAGCGACTTTAAATGGTTATTTGAACAAGGTAGGGGCGAGCAGTTGCGAAGTATGGTTTGTTTATGATAATGCTTCACATGATAAAATAGAGGATTACAGATATAATACTTCGCATATAATAAAGACATCTCCTTCCTCATTTTCTTCAACAATATCAAATCTTGAAGTAAATAAAACATATTATTTCAGGGCGATTGCCAAAAATAGCGAAGGAACTGTATTTGGAGAGGAAAAAAATTTTACAACAAGGGTTATTTTGCCATCTGTTTCAACAATTTCTGCTGAAAATATAACAAGCAACTCAGCATATCTTAAAGGGGAGTTAGAGGATAGAGGGGGAGATGAATATTGCCAAATATGGTTTGAATATGGAGAAAGCACTTCCTATGGATTTGCTACAAGCATTTTATCTATAAATAAAGATGAAGAATTTTTGATTAAGGTTGAAAATTTAACTCCAGGAAAAACATATCATTTCAGGGCTGTTGCAAGAAATAGCAAAGGAACTTCTTATGGAAGTGATAAAACATTCAAGACAAATTCTACAAAAGCAAGCATTGAAACTTCAATTTCAAATTATGCCATAATACTTACTGCAAATCTGGTTGATACAGGGGGCGAAATATGCTATGTTTGCTTTGAATATTGGAAGGAAGGAAATGAAACAATTTATAGAACAGAAGAAAAGGCACTCAACTCACCAGGAATTTTTAATGAAACCATCTCTGGCCTGGAAAGCAACACAAGATATTATTATAGGGCTGTTGTGAGGAATAGCCAGGGCACATCCTACGGCACAAACTTGTCTTTCACAACGAGCTCGGCGCCGCCAGCGCCCTCATTGGCGGGAGAAGATGCGCTTCCTTCTTTCAATAATGCAACGTTTCAATGCAATGTTTCTCTTGGAGCAAATGATTTCTGTTATCTATGGTTTGAGGTTTGGGACGGTGAAAAAATCTCATCTGAAGTTATGATTGTTGAGGAAAATTGCTCCTTAAATTATACGATTGAAGGGCTTGAAAGTGGAAGGGAATATAATTATAGGGCTGTTGCTGTTGGTTCAAACGGTGGAATAGCATATGGAGAAATTAAAAATTTTTTAACGCTTGAAAAAGAAAATCATCAGCCATATGTGAGTATTCTTTATCCAGAAAATAATTCGCTTGTAGATACCAACATTTCTTTAATGGCGGAAGTATATGATGAAGACAATGATTTGCTTATCGTAAAATTCCATATAAATGATGAAATTTTTATTTTAAATTCAAGAAATGGAGTTGTGAGCATCAACTTGTCTCTTGATTACGGAAAAAATTATTCATGGTTTGTAGAAGTTAGCGATGGGAAAATAAACGCTTCCTCGCCAATCCTTGTCTTTAGAACAAAAAGCGATATTTATGCGGATTTTATAACCTCTTTCATTTTAGAAAAAGAGTTGGCTTATTTCTACGATAATTCATCTGGTGAAATAGTTTCATGGCTATGGGATTTTGGAGATGGAAATGTGAGTTATGAAAGAAATGCAACACATGTATATGAAAAAGCAGGAGTTTATACTGTAAATCTAACAGTAAATGATTTATATGGAAAAAGCTCATCTAAGGAAAGGGAAATAAATGTTTTTTCAAGAGGAGATGCAAACATGGATGGAAAAATAAATGCTCTTGATATAACAAAAATAGAAAGAATAATTGCAGGAATTGATGAGGAAACAATTACGGCGGATTTGGACGGCAATGGAAAAATAAATGCGGAAGATTTAAATGAATTGATAAATAAGATACTGGGAATATGA